A part of Miscanthus floridulus cultivar M001 chromosome 6, ASM1932011v1, whole genome shotgun sequence genomic DNA contains:
- the LOC136459747 gene encoding CRIB domain-containing protein RIC4-like, with translation MSREQQMPSPPRRFIAIRFSSGCRSQSSVDVVDTARHGKKPHPQGAETGAVPGSASVRPPAPAAAASAAGGKGESLVARLLRGFKNLSQIFAVYEEDEEEEEEREMVIGLPTDVKHVAHIGWDGSTSTTTSLRSWNRTAPPAPASSSSSSSSSAAAAPPQPQEQYPLPLPALSMRQFELAMAAQAAGGATTTSGGGAAHRRHS, from the exons ATGAGCAGGGAACAGCAgatgccgtcgccgccgcggcggTTCATCGCCATCCGCTTCTCCTCCGGCTGCCGCTCCCAGTCCAGCGTCGACGTCGTCGACACCGCGCGCCACGGCAAGAAGCCCCACCCGCAAG GGGCTGAAACAGGGGCGGTGCCAGGCAGCGCGTCGGTGAGACCGccggccccggcggcggcggcgtctgcGGCAGGGGGCAAGGGGGAGTCGCTGGTGGCGCGGCTCCTTCGCGGGTTCAAGAACCTGTCCCAGATCTTCGCGGTGTACgaagaggacgaggaggaggaggaggagcgggagaTGGTGATCGGGCTCCCCACGGACGTGAAGCACGTGGCCCACATCGGCTGGGAcggcagcaccagcaccaccactaGCCTCCGCTCCTGGAACCGCACCGCGCCGCCTGCAccggcctcctcctcgtcgtcgtcctcctcgtccgccgccgcggcgcccccGCAGCCGCAGGAGCAGTACCCGCTGCCCCTGCCGGCGCTGTCCATGCGACAGTtcgagctcgccatggccgcccAGGCCGCTGGAGGCGCCACGACCACGAGTGGAGGCGGAGCTGCCCACCGGCGTCACAGCTAG